From a single Nicotiana tabacum cultivar K326 chromosome 8, ASM71507v2, whole genome shotgun sequence genomic region:
- the LOC107763447 gene encoding putative late blight resistance protein homolog R1A-10, with translation MDVVETCEEETLCSGTPSTKRSLPSIEEEVVGFEKDAESIIKKMIQGTKELDVNSIYGMPGHGKTTLARKVYNNPSIVNYFDVKAWCSVSQAYYRIKLLGEIFNQVTGYKSEIDDDVDIADKLQKTLKGRRYLIVLDDIWKVEDGSRVMVTTRIEEVAKHLQHCSDPYSLRFLTLEESWELLQKKVFQGESCPPNLQGPGLKVAQHCKGLPLVIVLIAGIIGKMERQESLWLEVANDLSSHALDEQSMNVIQSSYDHLEDHLKPCLLYMGLFPEDFKIPVYDLLKLWMAEEFVLNVETENMEEAARVCLNDLLNRSLVMVSEKRIDGDVECCTLHDVVREFCCRKLAKENFMQLTVPYNPYLHYSKKSRLCIYIHDDLVEDLIHSEYWPHKPMEFIAHPKCNRGYWKLVETASKFVFPSNIRYLHIQIELPIKGLHQNIARLRNLENLKLEIRDTFGEDCWDVSDVEFQALKYLKLLNFMDIREWKASEESFPVLEKLFIKHCIYLEEIPSCFEEIPTLQLIDVEQCRDSVGDSAINIKREIEETTGSDTLQVQIRRPMR, from the coding sequence ATGGACGTTGTTGAGACTTGTGAAGAAGAAACGCTTTGTTCTGGAACGCCTTCAACCAAACGTAGTCTCCCATCAATTGAGGAGGAAGTTGTGGGGTTTGAGAAAGATGCAGAAAGTATAATAAAGAAAATGATTCAAGGAACAAAGGAGCTAGATGTTAACTCAATCTATGGAATGCCAGGTCACGGAAAAACAACTTTGGCCAGGAAAGTGTACAACAATCCTTCTATTGTTAATTACTTTGATGTTAAAGCTTGGTGTTCTGTTTCGCAAGCATATTATAGGATAAAGTTGTTGGGTGAGATTTTCAATCAAGTAACAGGTTATAAGagcgaaattgatgatgatgttgaCATAGCTGACAAGTTGCAGAAGACTCTAAAAGGCAGGAGATACCTCATTGTCTTAGATGATATATGGAAAGTCGAAGATGGAAGTAGAGTAATGGTAACAACTCGAATTGAAGAAGTGGCTAAGCATCTCCAGCACTGCAGTGATCCTTATTCTCTTAGATTTCTAACATTGGAAGAGAGTTGGGAATTATTACAGAAGAAAGTATTTCAAGGCGAGAGTTGTCCCCCGAATCTACAGGGACCAGGGTTAAAAGTTGCCCAACACTGCAAAGGTTTGCCGCTTGTAATTGTCCTGATTGCTGGAATTATTGGAAAAATGGAAAGGCAGGAGTCTTTGTGGCTTGAGGTTGCAAATGACTTAAGTTCTCATGCTTTAGATGAGCAGAGTATGAATGTAATACAATCAAGTTACGACCATTTAGAAGACCACTTAAAGCCTTGCCTTCTTTACATGGGATTGTTTCCGGAAGACTTTAAGATTCCAGTATATGATTTGCTGAAGTTGTGGATGGCAGAAGAGTTTGTACTCAATGTCGAGACAGAAAATATGGAGGAAGCAGCTAGAGTTTGCTTAAATGATCTACTTAATAGAAGTCTAGTTATGGTCTCTGAAAAGAGAATTGATGGTGACGTTGAATGCTGCACACTTCATGATGTAGTGCGTGAGTTTTGCTGTAGAAAACTAGCGAAGGAAAATTTTATGCAGCTCACAGTGCCATATAATCCATATCTTCATTATTCCAAGAAATCGCGGTTATGCATTTATATTCATGATGATCTGGTTGAAGACTTAATTCATTCTGAATATTGGCCGCATAAGCCTATGGAGTTCATTGCTCATCCAAAATGCAACCGTGGATACTGGAAATTAGTTGAAACAGCTAGCAAGTTTGTCTTCCCTTCAAATATTAGGTACTTGCATATTCAAATCGAATTGCCAATCAAAGGGTTACATCAAAATATTGCAAGATTGCGGAATCTGGAGAATCTCAAATTAGAAATACGAGACACTTTTGGGGAAGATTGTTGGGACGTCAGTGATGTTGAGTTCCAAGCACTCAAATACTTGAAATTATTAAACTTCATGGATATTAGAGAATGGAAAGCTTCAGAGGAATCCTTTCCTGTGCTTGAGAAGCTATTTATAAAGCATTGTATCTACCTGGAGGAGATCCCTTCGTGCTTTGAGGAAATTCCAACACTGCAACTTATTGATGTGGAACAATGCAGGGACTCTGTTGGGGATTCAGCTATAAATATcaaaagagaaatagaagaaaccACTGGATCTGACACTCTCCAAGTTCAAATTCGACGTCCAATGCGCTAa